The genomic interval gataagaaaagaatggatcATCCACAACCCaaaaatttagttaaattaaactcatatttaaacaatacccAATCATATTAGCAGGAAACttctcataattaaatttaaaagagaaTCTAACGAATGTCATGATTTAAAGTTCTTAGGTAGTCAACAATTGGTCAAACGGTGATTAAAATGAATTTCAAAGAAACCTCTCATCTTACAGTAAACAATTGGCTAATAAAAAGATGATTGATTAACAGGatcagaaatcaaataaaaccacATCTAACATTGATAAGAAATTGATAAACAAAGGATAAGTAATGAATCAAATAACAACTCATTATATGAATAAttgatgtaataaaataaaatttaacaatttaaataatttagacaaaccaaagaaagcaaaataatCCAACGAGATAAACTCAACAAAACttacaaatttaaaagaattttcgAGATAAAAATACGTGGTTACTTACTTGGTATCAGCTAGAATTCTGAATCCGAATCAAACACCCAAAATTAAATCTTCACAGGAGATCCTATGGCATACAATGACAAGAAGGTTTTAAAAAATCCCTCCTCAAGCTATTAGGGTTTCTAATCTTAATTTCTATGCttgaaaacaaaatcctaattcctacaatctaacaataataaaaaattcgcACACACCTGCATATCCTTTCTCAGAAATTCCTTTTCTCCTTGACGCCAACAAGATGGTGATACAATGGAGAAAAATGATCCACTAACTAATGTCTTAAGGCTACAGATCGGTCGTGGGGAGCGGTGGTGGCGACGTTTCTCATAGaacgtggctagggttttcaaaataatacatttaaaataacatacaaGACACTccatgtaagaaaataataataataataatttaaataataataaaaacgtGGGGTCTACAGATATTTAATGTGAcaatatacatatgtatttagATGAATTTACTAAGCTTAATGAGTTCTATAGGTGCATGGTTATTGATCAAAGAGATGTAGATAGCTTGTCTAATGGGATatattgatgcttgagaaaggTTAGTAGTTACACATGAGAATTTTAATGTCAACATAGGGAATAAATGTTTTTGAATATTAagttaattatgtttttcaatttacTCCACACTAGCTAATTTCACCTAGTCAATCATAATAAATTTGGCTATTCAAATAGAATTAGAGTTAGATTAATTTCGGCATgcacttgatatatatatatatatatatataagcacaaTTCTCATGGTCCAATACACTTTTCATCATTATATTATTTCTTCATAACAGCATACACTCGCATTAGGAAATTCATCAAAAGCTTTTAATTGAACTTTCGATGTTTAATTGTCTCTTCTTAATTAGTTTATAAGTAGAACATAATAAACATCACTGCATGCCTCACTCTGCAtgaacatcaacaacaacaagacaTATATGCATCAACTACGGACATCTCCACAAGATCTGGCTAAAAGTTGAGCTTAGATTCTCCACAAGATCCTTCACTATCATGGAGACTCCATCTTCAACCTGTCacatagaaaatataaattttctaCATGAGGAGATaataaagttaattaaaatacttCATTAGTTGACTTAAGAGTGATCACATGCATGCTAATCAATCATCTATACATGAACAAACTCTCTTAATTAGTACTTCTTAAACATCTATTAATTTGTTTAcattttgtttttaagttttaaacCACTGATTCATATATGCTCCCTAATTAATTCTGCCTATATACATACAACACAATTTATACTTGAAAACTATATCACCTTTCATGAATGCAAAGGCATTAATTAGCACATTTTGAtcataataaaaactatatatccTTTGTGAAGAAATTAAGCAACTTACTTCGGCCATGATAACAATATCAAGTGATGAATCACCAAATGGCATGATGTTAGTGGTGGTGATGGTCATGGGAAGCTTCTCAATCTCTGAGAGTGCCTTCACAACAAGTCCTTTTTGGTTTTTACACTGTACTTTTATCATAACACTCTTCCCATTGAGCTTGACTTCAATCTTAAGAGAAATTTGTTGAGATCTTGAGGGGCTTCCAATTGAGAACATAGAGTTCTCATCCATGTTCATCAATGGAGGTTTCCTAACAAGAACAACTGATTCAACAGGAGTTTCAATCACATCTTCTAAAGCTTTGACCTTTGATTGGAGTTCTTTGATGTAATCCACTGTGTTCCCAAGAAGGCTATCCTTGTCATTCTATTGAAAACAATGCTATTTGTTAATTAGCCATTTATTGCAATGCACTTTGGATTAGTGAATGAGAAAGTACatgatcaatgaaacaataattatatgtgtgtatatctATATCTCATCTATGAGGTACCTTCTGATGCCAAGGAATGGTTGTAGATAGACTGGCGAAGAGCCGACTGAGCTTTTCTCTCCGCTTCCTTTCAGCAAGAACATGATCTTTAGAATAAGAGGAAGAAGGTGGTTTATTCCCACTCACTGAATCATTGAAGCTTGATGGTTCATTGTATGATTTTGgagtatttttataagaatctAAAATTTCAAAGTCATTCATTTGATGTTCCATTGCTTCTTCATTCCCAAATGACATAAATCTCACAGTTGAAGAAGGGTTTGGCGATGCAGATAAAATTGAGTTCATTCCTTCAATATCTTTTATGGAAATACTTGTTGGCAAGGTGGTTGGAATAGTACTATTGGTGATCACCGGAGAATCATCACACGGTGAAGGCCGGAACTCTTTT from Dioscorea cayenensis subsp. rotundata cultivar TDr96_F1 chromosome 7, TDr96_F1_v2_PseudoChromosome.rev07_lg8_w22 25.fasta, whole genome shotgun sequence carries:
- the LOC120264985 gene encoding transcription factor bHLH18-like, which translates into the protein MGIGSMQRLTKLLTPQQMAEVIRKEFRPSPCDDSPVITNSTIPTTLPTSISIKDIEGMNSILSASPNPSSTVRFMSFGNEEAMEHQMNDFEILDSYKNTPKSYNEPSSFNDSVSGNKPPSSSYSKDHVLAERKRREKLSRLFASLSTTIPWHQKNDKDSLLGNTVDYIKELQSKVKALEDVIETPVESVVLVRKPPLMNMDENSMFSIGSPSRSQQISLKIEVKLNGKSVMIKVQCKNQKGLVVKALSEIEKLPMTITTTNIMPFGDSSLDIVIMAEVEDGVSMIVKDLVENLSSTFSQILWRCP